The Phaseolus vulgaris cultivar G19833 chromosome 10, P. vulgaris v2.0, whole genome shotgun sequence DNA window acaagaattaaaaaTCTGAGCTACCAATATTTTCATGCAATTAATTTCTTGGACCTTCAATGTCCATTGAATAATTGATCATTGAATTAACTATTTATCATACTCTGACAAAGTAGTACATATTTCGTGAATGCCAACTATTTCCAGCCTTCAAACAATCCATTTTTATCATTAGAACTGACAAGCATTAACAAACAAAACTTGAACATCAGTAATCACTTCTGTTCTAGTgaagaatttttttctttaactagTTGGTTTTTCTCTTACTACATCTACAAAGGGCACCCTAAAGTTCAAGCACACACCAGAAAGAGACTGAGAAAAGATAGAGTTTAGAAGTGAAGATCAAGGAGCTTGGACCTGAGAAATTGTTAGAAGAAGAAACAGTCTTTCAGGTTCATACAATGTGCGTTGTAGTTAACACAAGTTTGTGATAAGATAAATTTGTGATAAGATAATACCCAACTGGATCCTTGTAGTAGTTAAATTTTTTCAATCACTAATTGTGGTTTAGGCCATTATTTATGGAGTCATCAGTTTTTCACTCTGTAACTGTGATGATCTTTTGTGATGAAAAGTCTACTCTAGTTTCTGTGCTCTTCTCTCCCCCTCCCCCCTTTTTTCTGTTCTACTTCTGGTTTTTCATTTtggttgttttgttttatttgtttgaGATGTTGCCAATGTCACCTTACAATGATTATCTTTCCCTCTGTGTTCTAGTCTTTCTTATGTTTGTAgttgatatttaaaaattctAACTTTATCTTATACAAAGCAAGAATGCTTTTAGTCAAAGGGGAAAAGTCAtttgtttgttaaaaaatatcttcACTTTATGTCTGTACATGAAGATGGATGGATCCTTTGTGTATCAGTGGAATCTGCCCTTTCCTTTTTCGAAGTCAGTTATCTTATTTTGAAGAGACATGTCTGCAGTGTAAATGTCAATTTACTTCTTTGTATTAAAATACATCTTTACTATACTTGATAGCATGGATTTGCATATTTATTTCCCAAGAATGCCAAATCTTGGTTTGATGTAGATAATTTGTAGGAATTTTGATGGTCATATCTCTACATAGCAAGTGTACTGAAGAAAGaagtttttatcattttttagaAGTTTTGAAAAGGTAAACAGTAGAAATCCAAACTATGAACCCCTTTAGCTTGTTGTGAAGATAAGCCTTTTCTTTGTTGCCTGGAAGTCTCTAGAAGATTCTTCAATCTTTTTGGTGCTTGCTATTTTGAAAATAGACAATAAGAGTTCAAGACAAACAAATTTTCCAAAtcttgaaattttgaaaatgaaaacagGATTTGTCTGATGGCTGATATGTTGTTTGCTCAACAGAACCACAAAAAAGAGTTGTCATGGGGACTGCTGTTGAACATAACATCCAACACATAATTAACATCCCAGAAGAGATTGAGCCTGCAATTTGGCCAGAATGCTGTATCTACAAGGTACCAACTAGTCTTTTGAAGGTGAAAGATGTGGCCTACACTCCTCTATTGGTCTCAATTGGTCCTGTCCACCATAAGAACACTCAACTAAATGAAATGCACGAGCAGAAACAAAgatattttcatttcttttggGCACGCCTAAGCCAAATGAGCAAGCTTGATTTAGAGCATTACAAAGCCTTCCTAGAACTAGAAGAGAAAAACCTACGACGTTGTTACCAAAAGAAATTCCCTGATATCAGCAGGGAGCAATTTGTGGAGATAATGTTGTTGGATGCTGTGTTCATCATGGAGCTGTTTCTGAGAGAAGCAAAAAAATGGGAACATAAGGAGGACCATCTAATAACTCAAGGATGTGTTAGCAAAAGTATCCAGTGTGACTTGATGCTGCTTGAGAACCAGCTTCCAATGACAGTGCTGGAAAAACTATATGATAAAGTTGTCCCAAGCAATGTCAAAAACCACACCAGATTTATTAACCTTGCTCATGAGTACTTTGGATCTTATTATCCTCATGAACAATcttcagaaaacaagtttgagcTAAGAAAGTGGGAGAAATCACTACATTTCACTGATCTAATTCGAAATGCCTATCTCCCTAAGAACCTGAGCAGTCAGAAAAACTATAGTCATAAAGAGTGTGTACTAAGGACCGCAACAAAGTTGAATGAGGCTGGGATAAGCTTTGACATGGTTCATGACGGAAGCTTACTTAATGTTAAGTTCGAGAAAAAACGATTCTTCAGCTGGTTTCTTTGTTTGGGTTGTTTGCCATGCTGCAAGTTGTTCAAAGCTCGGTTTCTGATCCCCCAGTTGAAAGTAGACCACACAACAGAATGTGTTCTGAGGAACCTAATAGCCTTTGAGCAGTGTCACTATCCTGAGGAACCTTACATTTGCAACTATGTTTCACTGATTGACTCTCTTATTCACACCAAAGATGATGCAGAGTTGCTGGTCGAGAAAGAAACTATTGTACATGAACTGGGAAGTGATCAAGAATTGGCAAATCTGGTTAATGATCTTTCCAAACATGTGGTGACAAATTCAACATGCTACCACCAAATCATGGAAGATGTTAACGAACACTACAACAATAATTGGAAATGGGCAATGGGTACATTGAGGTGGGTTTACTTCAGAGACCCTTGGAGAAGCAGTTCTACTATAGTGGGGGTTGCTGTCCTAATATTCACTGCCTTCAACTTCTACCGTGTTACTAATCTACTCTTTTAGTAAATTGAGAATTACATTGAATTGATAACCAATAACTGTCTACATGTGTGTGATGAGGGAAAATGTAAATCCTTAACTCAGCTTTTAAATGAGCCTGTATCTTTTTAAACAAGCTACTTGAGTTGGTTGATTGTTATGAACTGATACACCCTCTAAGTAAGAACATATTAGTCAAAATTGTTTAGAGGGAGAAAGATTCCCCAGGTTTTAAATGGATCCAGTTTGATCAAATTTCATAAACTGAGGAAGTTATGATCAGAATACTTCATACAGCCCCAAAATATCCCATGCAGGATTTTACTTAAACCATTTCACTTGAACCCAAGTAACTACTATAGCCTCCAGTACACAAACCAAAACAAGTTAAAATCACTTATCGAAATTACAAAATAAGATCAAAATCAAAGATTCTAGACATCAACAATGAACTTGGACAGAAGCTGAACCAGGAAAGACTAACAATAGCTGCTTACAATGAAATCATGCATGAAAATGAAACATTAGTCCTATTGATTAACTGAAAGCGCCTTCCGTTTATATCGGACCATCACTTTTCCCTTCACTCCCACAACCATGGCATTCCAGTCGATCTCAGGAAAAGGTGACACCAGCTCCAGTTCAAAATTCCTCAGCAGATGAGTCcatattgctttaatctgcaGATATGCAAATGGCTCCCCAAGGCATCCATGTCTACCCCCTCCAAACGAAATGTATGAGAATGCACCAGCCACCTTGTCCTCTTCCCTCCCCAGAGAAAATCTATCGGGATCATACTTTTCAGGGTCCTTGAAAATGTGATCTAGCCTGTTAGCAAAAGCAGGTGATGTAGCAATTATATGACCTTTGGGAATGTCATACTCTTTCCCCTCTCGGGTTGTGACACTAAAATCACTGTGTGAACTTCTCAGCAGCATGATCAGAGGAGGGTGGAGTCTCAAGGCTTCTTTGATGCACCTATACAACACATCCATTTCAGCCAAAACATCGTGATCAACTCTGTCCCCATGCTTTTCCATCAACTGCTTCTGCTCCTCCTGCACAGCTGAAAGGTACTGGTTGTTACATAGCAGATATGCACCAGTCCAAGTGGAGGTAATTGAACTTGTGTGTTGACCCGCAAAAAGAGCAGCAATGAGGAGTCCAGTCACTTCAGCTTCAGTTGTTGGGCGACCATCTTTGTATTTTGAGTCGATGAAGCACTGCAGCATGTCATCTTCTGATTTGCTGGCACTCTTGCGAGAAGATATGATGGTTGCAAAGATTTCAGCTAGCTTCTTGCGTGCCTGATCACGGCGCTTGTGAGCTGGGATAGGCAGGTATGGGAAGAGCACACTGATTGGAAGCATCCCATTATCAAGATCATGGAACAATGCAGAGACATCATCAAAGAGCTTGTCCCGAACTTCACGCCCCAAGAGACATCTACTCGCTGTCAAGATGATAAGATGCTCAAGCTCATACTTCAAATCAACCTCACCACTTGGTCCCCACTTTGAGAAATAGTCCTGCAAATTGAGTTTGGTTTGGGATACAACAGGCTTCAATATCCAATTGTTATACAGCCAAGAAAAATTACAAGGTAAAGTTTAATATTAACGACATTAT harbors:
- the LOC137812707 gene encoding UPF0481 protein At3g47200-like; translated protein: MGTAVEHNIQHIINIPEEIEPAIWPECCIYKVPTSLLKVKDVAYTPLLVSIGPVHHKNTQLNEMHEQKQRYFHFFWARLSQMSKLDLEHYKAFLELEEKNLRRCYQKKFPDISREQFVEIMLLDAVFIMELFLREAKKWEHKEDHLITQGCVSKSIQCDLMLLENQLPMTVLEKLYDKVVPSNVKNHTRFINLAHEYFGSYYPHEQSSENKFELRKWEKSLHFTDLIRNAYLPKNLSSQKNYSHKECVLRTATKLNEAGISFDMVHDGSLLNVKFEKKRFFSWFLCLGCLPCCKLFKARFLIPQLKVDHTTECVLRNLIAFEQCHYPEEPYICNYVSLIDSLIHTKDDAELLVEKETIVHELGSDQELANLVNDLSKHVVTNSTCYHQIMEDVNEHYNNNWKWAMGTLRWVYFRDPWRSSSTIVGVAVLIFTAFNFYRVTNLLF
- the LOC137812699 gene encoding obtusifoliol 14-alpha demethylase; its protein translation is MEIDSRFLSTGLLLVATIIVAKLISAFIVPKSRKRVPPFVKGWPLIGGLVRFLKGPIFMLREEYPKLGSVFTLKLFHKNITFLIGPEVSAHFFKAPETDLSQQEVYQFNVPTFGPGVVFDVDYSVRQEQFRFFTEALRVNKLKSYVNQMVSEAEDYFSKWGPSGEVDLKYELEHLIILTASRCLLGREVRDKLFDDVSALFHDLDNGMLPISVLFPYLPIPAHKRRDQARKKLAEIFATIISSRKSASKSEDDMLQCFIDSKYKDGRPTTEAEVTGLLIAALFAGQHTSSITSTWTGAYLLCNNQYLSAVQEEQKQLMEKHGDRVDHDVLAEMDVLYRCIKEALRLHPPLIMLLRSSHSDFSVTTREGKEYDIPKGHIIATSPAFANRLDHIFKDPEKYDPDRFSLGREEDKVAGAFSYISFGGGRHGCLGEPFAYLQIKAIWTHLLRNFELELVSPFPEIDWNAMVVGVKGKVMVRYKRKALSVNQ